One Centroberyx gerrardi isolate f3 chromosome 6, fCenGer3.hap1.cur.20231027, whole genome shotgun sequence genomic region harbors:
- the aipl1 gene encoding aryl-hydrocarbon-interacting protein-like 1: MSDMEETMMLGVEGIKKTILHGGTGDIPRFITGAKVTFHFRTQLCDDERTVIDDSKVVGTPMEMVIGNMFKLEIWETLLSSMRIGEVAEFCCDTIHTGLYPIVSKSMRRIAEGKDPVDWHIHTCGMANMFAYHSLGYNDLDELMKEPQPLYFVLELIMVQQPSEYNRESWALNDEERIKVVPVLHGQGNKLYKMGRYQEATQKYKEAIVCIKNVQTKEKAWEVPWLKLEKMANTLTLNYCQCLLRMEEYYEVIEHTSDIVNQHPGVVKAYYLRGKAHMEVWNEAEARQDFSRVLDLDPGMKKAVKRDLAVLNMRMEEKNQEDRHKYKGMF; this comes from the exons ATGTCTGATATGGAGGAGACGATGATGCTGGGGGTGGAGGGCATCAAGAAAACCATCCTGCACGGAGGGACCGGAGACATCCCGAGATTCATCACTGGGGCGAAG GTGACGTTCCACTTCCGCACCCAGCTGTGTGATGACGAGCGCACGGTGATAGACGACAGCAAGGTGGTCGGCACGCCCATGGAGATGGTGATCGGCAACATGTTTAAGCTGGAGATCTGGGAGACGCTGCTGTCCTCCATGAGGATCGGCGAGGTGGCTGAATTCTGCTGTGACACCATT CACACTGGCCTTTATCCAATTGTGTCCAAGAGCATGAGACGCATCGCTGAGGGCAAAGACCCAGTCGACTGGCACATCCACACATGCGGCATGGCTAATATGTTTGCCTACCACAGCCTTGGCTATAACGACCTTGATGAGCTGATGAAGGAGCCACAGCCCCTCTACTTTGTCCTGGAGCTGATCATG gtgCAGCAGCCTAGTGAGTACAACAGGGAGTCGTGGGCTCTGAATGATGAGGAGAGGATTAAGGTGGTGCCCGTGCTGCACGGCCAGGGGAACAAGCTTTATAAGATGGGACGCTACCAAGAGGCCACACAGAAGTACAAGGAGGCCATTGTCTGCATCAAGAACGTTCAGACTAAG GAGAAAGCATGGGAGGTCCCGTGGCTGAAGCTAGAGAAGATGGCCAACACCCTGACGCTCAACTACTGCCAGTGTCTCCTGCGCATGGAGGAGTACTACGAGGTCATCGAGCACACCAGTGACATCGTCAACCAGCACCCAG GCGTAGTGAAGGCCTATTACCTGCGTGGGAAGGCTCACATGGAGGTGTGGAACGAGGCGGAGGCTCGGCAGGACTTCAGCAGGGTGCTGGACCTAGACCCCGGCATGAAGAAGGCCGTCAAGAGGGATTTGGCCGTGCTGAACATGCGCATGGAAGAGAAGAACCAGGAGGACAGGCACAAGTACAAGGGCATGTTTTGA